Proteins encoded together in one Lathamus discolor isolate bLatDis1 chromosome 3, bLatDis1.hap1, whole genome shotgun sequence window:
- the USP33 gene encoding ubiquitin carboxyl-terminal hydrolase 33 isoform X2, with protein MIIENTASKMSSPSGNCPHLESVGEITKEELIQKSHGTCQDCKVRGPNLWACLENRCTYVGCGESYVDHSTTHSQETKHCLTVNLTTLRVWCYACSKEVFLDRKLGSHSPLPNARLSHQAQENSVQDFKILSNPTLKIPLAAVFDDLDIEVEEDELKTRGLTGLKNIGNTCYMNAALQALSNCPPLTHFFLDCGGLARTDKKPAICKSYLKLMTELWHKSRPGSVVPTGLFQGIKTVNPTFRGYSQQDAQEFLRCLMDLLHEELKEPVIELEDVQPTSVEDSMEEDKSQSDVGFQPCESCGTCDKTENDTIFKPVLEDPAETTMLIQDDDNNSVTSKDWQKEKISSSKLKRANSIEDFEKDTNTASETTEFLNNQGTVKVQIHSRFSEYINDVHMNDISAAQTPSSNEGMNTRLSSSPPKSFSSCSSLAQVHKKVATVSSPKRKKRKKYRSVISDIFDGTIISSVQCLTCDRLSVTLETFQDLSLPIPGKEDLAKLHSASHQTSLVKAGSCGEAYAPQGWIAFFMEYFKSWFWGPVVTLQDCLAAFFARDELKGDNMYSCGRCKKLRNGVKFCKVQKFPEILCIHLKRFRHELMFSTKIGTHVSFPLEGLDLQPFLAKDSPAQIVTYDLLSVICHHGTASSGHYIAYCRNNLNNLWYEFDDQSVTEVSESTVQNAEAYVLFYRKSSEEAQRERRRISSLLNVMEPSLLQFYVSRQWLNKFKTFAEPGPISNNDFLCMHGGVPPHKANFIEDLVVMLPQNIWDNLYSRYGGGPAVNHLYVCHTCQIEAERIEKRRKNELEMFIRLNRAFQEEESPSTFYCISMHWFREWEGFVKGKDSDPPGPIDNAKIALTKCGNAVLKPGADSGQISEETWNFLQSIYGGGPEIILRPLVPPVEPDILQTEEKIELETRGL; from the exons AT GATCATAGAAAATACAGCTTCTAAAATGTCATCACCCAGTGGCAATTGCCCACACTTGGAATCAGTTGGTGAAATAACAAAAGAGGAGTTGATACAGAAATCTCAT GGCACTTGTCAGGACTGTAAAGTCAGAGGACCCAACCTTTGGGCGTGCTTAGAG AACAGATGTACATATGTTGGCTGTGGTGAATCCTATGTTGATCACAGTACTACCCATTCCCAG gAGACAAAACACTGTCTAACTGTCAACCTTACTACACTCCGTGTTTGGTGTTATGCCTGTAGTAAGGAAGTATTCCTGGATAGAAAATTAGGATCTCATTCTCCTCTACCAAATGCAAGACTGTCTCACCAAGCACAAGAAAATAGTGTGCAG gattttaaaatacttagtAATCCCACACTGAAGATTCCACTAGCAGCTGTATTTGATGACTTGGATATAGAAGTGGAAGAAGATGAGTTAAAGACTAGAg GTCTAACAGGATTAAAAAATATTGGAAACACTTGTTACATGAATGCAGCTTTACAAGCTCTTTCCAACTG tCCACCTTTGACACACTTTTTTCTTGACTGTGGAGGCTTAGCCCGGACAGATAAGAAACCAGCAATTTGTAAAAGTTACCTCAAGCTGATGACAGAACTCTGGCACAAAAGCAG acCTGGTTCTGTTGTTCCTACTGGTTTATTTCAAGGAATTAAAACTGTTAATCCTACATTTCGAGGCTACTCTCAACAG GATGCACAAGAATTTTTGCGTTGCCTAATGGATTTGCTTCACGAAGAACTTAAAGAACCAGTTATAGAACTGGAAGATGTCCAGCCTACAAGTGTTGAAGACAGTATGGAAGAAGACAAGAGCCAGTCAGATGTAGGCTTTCAGCCCTGTGAATCCTGTGGTACCTgtgataaaacagaaaatgacacTATTTTCAAACCTGTCTTAGAGGATCCTGCAGAGACAACTATGCTAATTCAGGATGATGATAACAACTCAGTCACATCCAAAGactggcagaaagaaaaaatatcaagcAGCAAGCTTAAACGAGCAAATTCTATAGAAGACTTTGAAAAAGACACAAATACTGCTTCAGAGAccactgaatttttaaataatcaagGAACTGTCAAAGTACAGATACACAGCAGATTCTCAG AATACATCAATGATGTACACATGAATGATATATCTGCAGCACAAACCCCATCATCAAATGAAGGGATGAACACTCGCTTATCAAGCAGTCCACCAAAATCATTCTCATCATGCTCTTCACTGGCACAAGTCCACAAAAAAG TTGCAACTGTATCATCGCCAAAAAGGAAGAAGCGCAAGAAGTACAGGAGTGTTATCTCTGATATATTTGATGGGACTATAATAAGTTCAGTACAGTGCCTGACTTGTGATCGG ctgTCTGTAACCCTGGAGACCTTTCAGGATCTGTCCTTGCCTATTCCAGGTAAGGAAGATCTTGCTAAACTCCATTCTGCAAGTCATCAGACATCTCTAGTCAAGGCTGGGTCATGTGGAGAAGCATATGCCCCCCAGGGATGGATAGCTTTCTTTATGGAATATTTCAAAAG CTGGTTTTGGGGTCCAGTTGTAACCTTACAAGATTGTCTTGCTGCCTTTTTCGCCAGAGATGAGCTCAAGG GTGATAACATGTACAGCTGTGGAAGATGTAAAAA GTTAAGAAATGGAGTGAAATTCTGCAAGGTGCAAAAATTTCCTGAG ATACTGTGCATTCATCTGAAAAGATTTAGACATGAACTTATGTTTTCCACTAAAATTGGGACCCATGTGTCCTTTCCCTTGGAAGGCCTTGATCTTCAGCCTTTCCTTGCAAAGGACAGTCCAGCTCAAATTGTGACCTATGATCTTCTGTCTGTCATCTGCCATCATGGAACTGCCAGCA GTGGACATTATATAGCTTATTGTCGCaacaatttaaataatttgtgGTATGAATTTGATGACCAGAGTGTCACAGAAGTATCAGAATCCACAGTGCAAAATGCAGAAGCTTATGTTCTCTTCTACAG AAAGAGCAGTGAAGAAGCACAGAGAGAGAGACGGAGAATATCAAGCCTACTGAATGTGATGGAACCAAGCCTTCTGCAGTTCTATGTTTCCAGACAGTGGTTAAATAAATTCAAGACTTTTGCAGAGCCAGGACCAATTTCAAATAATGACTTTCTCTGTATGCACGGAG GTGTTCCTCCACACAAAGCTAACTTCATAGAGGACTTAGTTGTAATGCTACCTCAAAATATATGGGATAATCTGTACAGCAG GTATGGAGGAGGACCAGCTGTTAACCATCTGTATGTTTGTCACACCTGCCAAATAGAGGCTGAAAGAAttgaaaaaagaaggaaaaatgaattgGAAATGTTTATTCGG ctTAATAGAGCATTCCAGGAAGAAGAATCTCCATCAACATTTTACTGCATCAGTATGCACTGGTTCAGAGAATGGGAAGGATTTGTAAAGGGTAAAGACAGTG ATCCTCCTGGTCCTATTGATAATGCTAAGATTGCACTAACAAAATGTGGAAATGCTGTCCTAAAACCAG gtGCAGATTCTGGACAAATATCCGAAGAAACATGGAATTTCCTTCAGTCAATCTATGGTGGAGGTCCAGAGATTATACTTAGACCACTTGTTCCTCCAGTAGAACCTGATATCTTGCAAACAGAGGAGAAGATTGAATTAGAAACTCGTGGTCTGTAG
- the USP33 gene encoding ubiquitin carboxyl-terminal hydrolase 33 isoform X1: protein MIIENTASKMSSPSGNCPHLESVGEITKEELIQKSHGTCQDCKVRGPNLWACLENRCTYVGCGESYVDHSTTHSQETKHCLTVNLTTLRVWCYACSKEVFLDRKLGSHSPLPNARLSHQAQENSVQDFKILSNPTLKIPLAAVFDDLDIEVEEDELKTRGLTGLKNIGNTCYMNAALQALSNCPPLTHFFLDCGGLARTDKKPAICKSYLKLMTELWHKSRPGSVVPTGLFQGIKTVNPTFRGYSQQDAQEFLRCLMDLLHEELKEPVIELEDVQPTSVEDSMEEDKSQSDVGFQPCESCGTCDKTENDTIFKPVLEDPAETTMLIQDDDNNSVTSKDWQKEKISSSKLKRANSIEDFEKDTNTASETTEFLNNQGTVKVQIHSRFSEYINDVHMNDISAAQTPSSNEGMNTRLSSSPPKSFSSCSSLAQVHKKVATVSSPKRKKRKKYRSVISDIFDGTIISSVQCLTCDRLSVTLETFQDLSLPIPGKEDLAKLHSASHQTSLVKAGSCGEAYAPQGWIAFFMEYFKRFVVSCVPSWFWGPVVTLQDCLAAFFARDELKGDNMYSCGRCKKLRNGVKFCKVQKFPEILCIHLKRFRHELMFSTKIGTHVSFPLEGLDLQPFLAKDSPAQIVTYDLLSVICHHGTASSGHYIAYCRNNLNNLWYEFDDQSVTEVSESTVQNAEAYVLFYRKSSEEAQRERRRISSLLNVMEPSLLQFYVSRQWLNKFKTFAEPGPISNNDFLCMHGGVPPHKANFIEDLVVMLPQNIWDNLYSRYGGGPAVNHLYVCHTCQIEAERIEKRRKNELEMFIRLNRAFQEEESPSTFYCISMHWFREWEGFVKGKDSDPPGPIDNAKIALTKCGNAVLKPGADSGQISEETWNFLQSIYGGGPEIILRPLVPPVEPDILQTEEKIELETRGL from the exons AT GATCATAGAAAATACAGCTTCTAAAATGTCATCACCCAGTGGCAATTGCCCACACTTGGAATCAGTTGGTGAAATAACAAAAGAGGAGTTGATACAGAAATCTCAT GGCACTTGTCAGGACTGTAAAGTCAGAGGACCCAACCTTTGGGCGTGCTTAGAG AACAGATGTACATATGTTGGCTGTGGTGAATCCTATGTTGATCACAGTACTACCCATTCCCAG gAGACAAAACACTGTCTAACTGTCAACCTTACTACACTCCGTGTTTGGTGTTATGCCTGTAGTAAGGAAGTATTCCTGGATAGAAAATTAGGATCTCATTCTCCTCTACCAAATGCAAGACTGTCTCACCAAGCACAAGAAAATAGTGTGCAG gattttaaaatacttagtAATCCCACACTGAAGATTCCACTAGCAGCTGTATTTGATGACTTGGATATAGAAGTGGAAGAAGATGAGTTAAAGACTAGAg GTCTAACAGGATTAAAAAATATTGGAAACACTTGTTACATGAATGCAGCTTTACAAGCTCTTTCCAACTG tCCACCTTTGACACACTTTTTTCTTGACTGTGGAGGCTTAGCCCGGACAGATAAGAAACCAGCAATTTGTAAAAGTTACCTCAAGCTGATGACAGAACTCTGGCACAAAAGCAG acCTGGTTCTGTTGTTCCTACTGGTTTATTTCAAGGAATTAAAACTGTTAATCCTACATTTCGAGGCTACTCTCAACAG GATGCACAAGAATTTTTGCGTTGCCTAATGGATTTGCTTCACGAAGAACTTAAAGAACCAGTTATAGAACTGGAAGATGTCCAGCCTACAAGTGTTGAAGACAGTATGGAAGAAGACAAGAGCCAGTCAGATGTAGGCTTTCAGCCCTGTGAATCCTGTGGTACCTgtgataaaacagaaaatgacacTATTTTCAAACCTGTCTTAGAGGATCCTGCAGAGACAACTATGCTAATTCAGGATGATGATAACAACTCAGTCACATCCAAAGactggcagaaagaaaaaatatcaagcAGCAAGCTTAAACGAGCAAATTCTATAGAAGACTTTGAAAAAGACACAAATACTGCTTCAGAGAccactgaatttttaaataatcaagGAACTGTCAAAGTACAGATACACAGCAGATTCTCAG AATACATCAATGATGTACACATGAATGATATATCTGCAGCACAAACCCCATCATCAAATGAAGGGATGAACACTCGCTTATCAAGCAGTCCACCAAAATCATTCTCATCATGCTCTTCACTGGCACAAGTCCACAAAAAAG TTGCAACTGTATCATCGCCAAAAAGGAAGAAGCGCAAGAAGTACAGGAGTGTTATCTCTGATATATTTGATGGGACTATAATAAGTTCAGTACAGTGCCTGACTTGTGATCGG ctgTCTGTAACCCTGGAGACCTTTCAGGATCTGTCCTTGCCTATTCCAGGTAAGGAAGATCTTGCTAAACTCCATTCTGCAAGTCATCAGACATCTCTAGTCAAGGCTGGGTCATGTGGAGAAGCATATGCCCCCCAGGGATGGATAGCTTTCTTTATGGAATATTTCAAAAG GTTTGTTGTCTCATGTGTTCCTAGCTGGTTTTGGGGTCCAGTTGTAACCTTACAAGATTGTCTTGCTGCCTTTTTCGCCAGAGATGAGCTCAAGG GTGATAACATGTACAGCTGTGGAAGATGTAAAAA GTTAAGAAATGGAGTGAAATTCTGCAAGGTGCAAAAATTTCCTGAG ATACTGTGCATTCATCTGAAAAGATTTAGACATGAACTTATGTTTTCCACTAAAATTGGGACCCATGTGTCCTTTCCCTTGGAAGGCCTTGATCTTCAGCCTTTCCTTGCAAAGGACAGTCCAGCTCAAATTGTGACCTATGATCTTCTGTCTGTCATCTGCCATCATGGAACTGCCAGCA GTGGACATTATATAGCTTATTGTCGCaacaatttaaataatttgtgGTATGAATTTGATGACCAGAGTGTCACAGAAGTATCAGAATCCACAGTGCAAAATGCAGAAGCTTATGTTCTCTTCTACAG AAAGAGCAGTGAAGAAGCACAGAGAGAGAGACGGAGAATATCAAGCCTACTGAATGTGATGGAACCAAGCCTTCTGCAGTTCTATGTTTCCAGACAGTGGTTAAATAAATTCAAGACTTTTGCAGAGCCAGGACCAATTTCAAATAATGACTTTCTCTGTATGCACGGAG GTGTTCCTCCACACAAAGCTAACTTCATAGAGGACTTAGTTGTAATGCTACCTCAAAATATATGGGATAATCTGTACAGCAG GTATGGAGGAGGACCAGCTGTTAACCATCTGTATGTTTGTCACACCTGCCAAATAGAGGCTGAAAGAAttgaaaaaagaaggaaaaatgaattgGAAATGTTTATTCGG ctTAATAGAGCATTCCAGGAAGAAGAATCTCCATCAACATTTTACTGCATCAGTATGCACTGGTTCAGAGAATGGGAAGGATTTGTAAAGGGTAAAGACAGTG ATCCTCCTGGTCCTATTGATAATGCTAAGATTGCACTAACAAAATGTGGAAATGCTGTCCTAAAACCAG gtGCAGATTCTGGACAAATATCCGAAGAAACATGGAATTTCCTTCAGTCAATCTATGGTGGAGGTCCAGAGATTATACTTAGACCACTTGTTCCTCCAGTAGAACCTGATATCTTGCAAACAGAGGAGAAGATTGAATTAGAAACTCGTGGTCTGTAG
- the USP33 gene encoding ubiquitin carboxyl-terminal hydrolase 33 isoform X3, with protein MIIENTASKMSSPSGNCPHLESVGEITKEELIQKSHGTCQDCKVRGPNLWACLENRCTYVGCGESYVDHSTTHSQETKHCLTVNLTTLRVWCYACSKEVFLDRKLGSHSPLPNARLSHQAQENSVQDFKILSNPTLKIPLAAVFDDLDIEVEEDELKTRGLTGLKNIGNTCYMNAALQALSNCPPLTHFFLDCGGLARTDKKPAICKSYLKLMTELWHKSRPGSVVPTGLFQGIKTVNPTFRGYSQQDAQEFLRCLMDLLHEELKEPVIELEDVQPTSVEDSMEEDKSQSDVGFQPCESCGTCDKTENDTIFKPVLEDPAETTMLIQDDDNNSVTSKDWQKEKISSSKLKRANSIEDFEKDTNTASETTEFLNNQGTVKVQIHSRFSEYINDVHMNDISAAQTPSSNEGMNTRLSSSPPKSFSSCSSLAQVHKKVATVSSPKRKKRKKYRSVISDIFDGTIISSVQCLTCDRLSVTLETFQDLSLPIPGKEDLAKLHSASHQTSLVKAGSCGEAYAPQGWIAFFMEYFKRFVVSCVPSWFWGPVVTLQDCLAAFFARDELKGDNMYSCGRCKKLRNGVKFCKVQKFPEILCIHLKRFRHELMFSTKIGTHVSFPLEGLDLQPFLAKDSPAQIVTYDLLSVICHHGTASSGHYIAYCRNNLNNLWYEFDDQSVTEVSESTVQNAEAYVLFYRKSSEEAQRERRRISSLLNVMEPSLLQFYVSRQWLNKFKTFAEPGPISNNDFLCMHGGVPPHKANFIEDLVVMLPQNIWDNLYSRYGGGPAVNHLYVCHTCQIEAERIEKRRKNELEMFIRVKNLIEHSRKKNLHQHFTASVCTGSENGKDL; from the exons AT GATCATAGAAAATACAGCTTCTAAAATGTCATCACCCAGTGGCAATTGCCCACACTTGGAATCAGTTGGTGAAATAACAAAAGAGGAGTTGATACAGAAATCTCAT GGCACTTGTCAGGACTGTAAAGTCAGAGGACCCAACCTTTGGGCGTGCTTAGAG AACAGATGTACATATGTTGGCTGTGGTGAATCCTATGTTGATCACAGTACTACCCATTCCCAG gAGACAAAACACTGTCTAACTGTCAACCTTACTACACTCCGTGTTTGGTGTTATGCCTGTAGTAAGGAAGTATTCCTGGATAGAAAATTAGGATCTCATTCTCCTCTACCAAATGCAAGACTGTCTCACCAAGCACAAGAAAATAGTGTGCAG gattttaaaatacttagtAATCCCACACTGAAGATTCCACTAGCAGCTGTATTTGATGACTTGGATATAGAAGTGGAAGAAGATGAGTTAAAGACTAGAg GTCTAACAGGATTAAAAAATATTGGAAACACTTGTTACATGAATGCAGCTTTACAAGCTCTTTCCAACTG tCCACCTTTGACACACTTTTTTCTTGACTGTGGAGGCTTAGCCCGGACAGATAAGAAACCAGCAATTTGTAAAAGTTACCTCAAGCTGATGACAGAACTCTGGCACAAAAGCAG acCTGGTTCTGTTGTTCCTACTGGTTTATTTCAAGGAATTAAAACTGTTAATCCTACATTTCGAGGCTACTCTCAACAG GATGCACAAGAATTTTTGCGTTGCCTAATGGATTTGCTTCACGAAGAACTTAAAGAACCAGTTATAGAACTGGAAGATGTCCAGCCTACAAGTGTTGAAGACAGTATGGAAGAAGACAAGAGCCAGTCAGATGTAGGCTTTCAGCCCTGTGAATCCTGTGGTACCTgtgataaaacagaaaatgacacTATTTTCAAACCTGTCTTAGAGGATCCTGCAGAGACAACTATGCTAATTCAGGATGATGATAACAACTCAGTCACATCCAAAGactggcagaaagaaaaaatatcaagcAGCAAGCTTAAACGAGCAAATTCTATAGAAGACTTTGAAAAAGACACAAATACTGCTTCAGAGAccactgaatttttaaataatcaagGAACTGTCAAAGTACAGATACACAGCAGATTCTCAG AATACATCAATGATGTACACATGAATGATATATCTGCAGCACAAACCCCATCATCAAATGAAGGGATGAACACTCGCTTATCAAGCAGTCCACCAAAATCATTCTCATCATGCTCTTCACTGGCACAAGTCCACAAAAAAG TTGCAACTGTATCATCGCCAAAAAGGAAGAAGCGCAAGAAGTACAGGAGTGTTATCTCTGATATATTTGATGGGACTATAATAAGTTCAGTACAGTGCCTGACTTGTGATCGG ctgTCTGTAACCCTGGAGACCTTTCAGGATCTGTCCTTGCCTATTCCAGGTAAGGAAGATCTTGCTAAACTCCATTCTGCAAGTCATCAGACATCTCTAGTCAAGGCTGGGTCATGTGGAGAAGCATATGCCCCCCAGGGATGGATAGCTTTCTTTATGGAATATTTCAAAAG GTTTGTTGTCTCATGTGTTCCTAGCTGGTTTTGGGGTCCAGTTGTAACCTTACAAGATTGTCTTGCTGCCTTTTTCGCCAGAGATGAGCTCAAGG GTGATAACATGTACAGCTGTGGAAGATGTAAAAA GTTAAGAAATGGAGTGAAATTCTGCAAGGTGCAAAAATTTCCTGAG ATACTGTGCATTCATCTGAAAAGATTTAGACATGAACTTATGTTTTCCACTAAAATTGGGACCCATGTGTCCTTTCCCTTGGAAGGCCTTGATCTTCAGCCTTTCCTTGCAAAGGACAGTCCAGCTCAAATTGTGACCTATGATCTTCTGTCTGTCATCTGCCATCATGGAACTGCCAGCA GTGGACATTATATAGCTTATTGTCGCaacaatttaaataatttgtgGTATGAATTTGATGACCAGAGTGTCACAGAAGTATCAGAATCCACAGTGCAAAATGCAGAAGCTTATGTTCTCTTCTACAG AAAGAGCAGTGAAGAAGCACAGAGAGAGAGACGGAGAATATCAAGCCTACTGAATGTGATGGAACCAAGCCTTCTGCAGTTCTATGTTTCCAGACAGTGGTTAAATAAATTCAAGACTTTTGCAGAGCCAGGACCAATTTCAAATAATGACTTTCTCTGTATGCACGGAG GTGTTCCTCCACACAAAGCTAACTTCATAGAGGACTTAGTTGTAATGCTACCTCAAAATATATGGGATAATCTGTACAGCAG GTATGGAGGAGGACCAGCTGTTAACCATCTGTATGTTTGTCACACCTGCCAAATAGAGGCTGAAAGAAttgaaaaaagaaggaaaaatgaattgGAAATGTTTATTCGGGTAAAAAA ctTAATAGAGCATTCCAGGAAGAAGAATCTCCATCAACATTTTACTGCATCAGTATGCACTGGTTCAGAGAATGGGAAGGATTTGTAA